The genomic window AAGGGCTCTTGGTCGATCGGCGTGTGCTGCAGCGTATCGCCTGGTCCCATCGGTCCCGACAAGAACCACACGTCTTCACAGACGGCGGTGCTTCGTCGAAGCGAGTCGAGGGAGAGGCTATCAACAGAAGCCATGACAACAAATTCGTGAAGGATGAATGAAACGCGAACGGAGATTGAGGGGGCAAGACCTCGTTCTGCTGCAAAGCTAGGTCACTTGTTGTGTACATATGGACTGCACCCCAAGTTTTTCGCCGGAATTTCGCGACTGTGCTCGTTGTGACAACAAGCCCGCGGCCACGCATTCCGGTTGCAACGGTTGGGTGGCCTCATCGGTCCAGAGCCGGTGTGCGACGCCGCCCTGCGCAAGACCGCGACGTTCGAGAGACCAAGTAGCCGCCGTGCGTTAGCACCGATTGTTGAGCTCGTTTGCGGGGGCTGCGTTTCTCTGCGTTGGGGAGTCGATCGCGGAACAGTTGGGGGCAACGGTTCGACTCTGGTGTCCGAATTCTTGACGAATCCGGCTACGTTTGGCGTGTGGGTATTTATCCGAATTCTTGGCGAATCCGGCTACGTGTTGGCCGCATTACCCGTCGGTTGGCCACTCATGGCCGACATTCACCGCTCTATTACCTCCCGAATCCAGCTTCCTGTGGCCCTGTGGCCCTTTCCCCTCCTACACCCTGCTCCCCTTTCCGCTCCCATCCGCCCCCATTCCCAAAAAAGGTCAACCTGCACTCGGACCTCGTGATATCCTAAGATCACGTCGCCGGGGTCGCTTTGCGCGCCCACGGCAGACACTGCTTTTCTGTCGACGAAGGAATTCATCATGAGCCGGACGATGCAAGATTTCACGGATTTGCTGCTCCAACAGGGCGTCATCAGTCTCGATCAATTGTCCGAAGCGGAAGAAGTCGCCAAAAACACCGACGCGGACATCGGCGACGTCCTGATCAAAATGGAATACGCCACGCCCGAAGAAGTCGGGATGGCGGTCGCGAAATACCACAAAATCCCGTTCGTCGACCTCCGCAGCGAGCGAATCAGCGAAACGGTGATCGAATTGGTCCCCGAATCCGTCGCTCGGGAAAACACCGTTTTGCCGTTCAAAGAAGAAGACGGCGCCCTGACGATTCTCATCGCCGACCCCTTTGACCTCGAAACGGTCGAAAAGCTCCGGTTCATTCTGAACCGAAAGATCGAGACCGCCCTGGCACCCAAGGAAGCCATCAACGGGGCAATCAACCAGTACTACGGTCAGGTCGAAGGGGAATCGGCTGACTCGATGCTGCAAGAATTCACCGACACGGCCATCGACTTCACCGAAACCGAGTCGGACTCTGGCGGGGGGACCGAGGAAACGGTGGATGACAATTCCGCCCCCGTGATCCGGTTGGTCAATTTGATGATCGCCGAAGCCGTTCAGTTGCGGGCCAGTGACATTCACGTCGAGCCCTTCGAAGATCGGGTGCGAATTCGTTATCGAATTGACGGCCGTTGCGTGGAGCGGGAAGCAGCCCCCCGGCGGATGCTGTCGGCCATCATCGCTCGGATCAAGATCCTCTCCAAGATCGACATCTCTGAAAAGCGACGCCCCACGGACGGGCGGATCAAGATCACCGTGGGGGACAAGCAGCTCGACCTGCGGGTCAGCATCATCCCCACCAACCACGGCCAGTCCTGCGTGATGCGGTTGTTGGACAAGGACAACATCAAAGTCGGTACCCGGCAGCTTGGTTTGTCAGAACGCGACTTCCGGAACTTCAACTCCCTGATCCGCCGACCCAACGGGATCGTGCTGGTGACCGGCCCCACGGGGTCGGGAAAGACGACGACTCTCTATGCGTCGCTCAACGCATTGAACCGGCCCGACCGAAAGATCATCACGGCGGAAGACCCGGTCGAATACTACTTGCCCGGGATCAACCAAGTCGAAGTGAAGCACAACATTGGGCTCGACTTCGCACGCATCATTCGAGCCATGTTGCGGCAAGCACCCAACATCATTCTCGTCGGGGAAATGCGAGATCACGAGACCGCATCGATGGGAATTCAGGCTTCACTGACTGGACACTTGGTTTTCAGTACCCTACACACGAACGATGCGCCCAGTGCTATATCACGAATGGTGGACATCGGTGTACCATCCTACATGGTGGCGAGTTCCGTGATCGCGGTGCTGGCCCAGCGTCTGGTGCGGACGATTTGCCCCCGGTGCAAGGTCCGGTATCAGCCGCCGCAGAGCGTCATCGACGACTCGGAAATTCCACCGGAGATGCTGGCCCAGGCCGAGTTCAGCAAGGGCAAAGGTTGCACGTACTGCGGTCGTTCCGGCTACCGCGGCCGGATCGGGATCTACGAATTGATGCTGATCAACAACAAGCTTCGCGAATTGATGTTCAAAGGAACAACGACGAAGACGATTCGCGAGGAGGCCATAAAGAACGGCATGTCAACGCTTTACGCCGATGGCATGCTCAAAGTGATCCGGGGGATCACGACGTTCGAAGAGGTGCATCGTGTGGCCAAGAAAACAGAGCAAGAAGCACTCGCGCTCAGCCACATCTCCAAGGAACTGTCGTCGCTGTAATGCCCGCTCGTTCGGCGATCGTCACCCAGCCCGATTTCTTCGAACGCGGGCAGCGGACGTCATCGGCCCATTTCGCCTGTTAGCGACAGTGCATCCAAGCGACCCCGATTCGGGATGTGCCAGCGACCTCGATACTTCCCTGGCGGGTTGCGGTCGAACCACCCGCTTCGGATGCGGCCGCGAGCATTCTCGGCTCCCAACGCGAATTTCTTTGCCTTTGACGCTGTTTCACGCATAATGAGACCGTCTGGCACGGGAAATCACGACGCCAGGCGGCTCATCTGGGAACCTTTCCCATGACCGAACGATCTGGCGGGATGCCAATCGCTCTGACTTGGTTCGTTCTTGTCTGTTTGACGAATCATCCGGGGTGTTTTGGGCCCGTCGCTGCAATGGCCGATTGGCGGTGAAATCCGTCATTCGGCGTCGTCGGTCATCACGCTGAGCCGCTCCGGCACGCCCCTTCCCGCCACCGACGGCCTTTTCTATCCCATCGACTCACGCCCCTCTTTCCATTCCAGGCGTCCTCCATGGCCACCGTGCTGATCGACAAACTGCTGCAAGCTGCTGTGAAGCAAGGCGTTAGCGATATTCATATCGTCGTCGGGCAGCCGCCAGTCTTTCGATTGCACGGTCGAATGCGGAAGCTGGAAACGAAGACGTTGGAAGCCGAAGACAGCGTGGCGTTGATGAAATCGATCACGCCGGAACGTTGTCAGCGTGAACTCCAAGAGACCGGCTCGACCGACTTCGGGTTCGCGTTTGGCGAATTGGCCCGATTCCGGGTTTCGGTCTTCAAGCAGCGTGGCTTCATCTCCATGGTGCTGCGTCAGATCCCCAATGACAAATTGACACCCGAGCAACTCGGGCTTCCCGAGGCTGTCGTCAAAATGGTTCACCGCCCTCGCGGGTTGTTCCTGGTGACGGGACCGACGGGTTCGGGGAAATCGACCACGCTGGCATCGTTGATCAACCTGCTCAACGAGACCATCGACCACCACATCATCACGATCGAAGACCCGATCGAGTTCTATCACGAACACAAAGAATCGACGATCAACCAGCGGGAAGTCGGCGTGGATGTGCCGAGCTTTTCCGAAGCCATTCGTCGTGCGTTGCGGCAAGACCCCGACGTGATTCTGGTCGGCGAGCTTCGCGACCTCGAAACCATTGAAGCCGCGATTAGTGCGGCGGAAACCGGTCACGTCGTGTTTGGAACGTTGCACACGAACAGTGCTCAAGGCACGGTGAACCGGATCATCGACGCGTTCCCGGGCAACTTGCAGGATCAAATTCGGACCCAGTTGGCGTCAACGTTGATCGGCGTGGTGGCACAGACGCTGTTGCCCAAGATCGGCGGCGGTCGTTGTGCCGCTTACGAAGTGCTGAACGTCACGCCGGGGATCGCCAACCTGATCCGCGAAAACAAGACGTTCCGAATCAACTCGTCCATGCAGACCGGTGCCAAGTTTGGCATGCAGTTGATGGACGACGCCCTGTTCAAACACTGGAAAGCCGACCGGGTCACGGTGGAAGACGTGCTTGCCAAAGCTCACCGCCCCGACGACTTGGCCAAGCGAATCGTCCAAGCCCGCCAAGGCCTCGGCGACGAACCCATTCCGATTAAAGAAGACTGAAAAGCTGAAAGGGCCTCAGGACCACAGCTCCACAGTGAGAGCTTCCGACGGCCATCGTTGATGTATTCCCGCTCCTGTGGCTCTGTGCCCCTTTGACTCCTTACCACTCGTGACCCATGGCCCCACGTCGCATCGGACAGATCCTCGTTGACCTCGGTTTCCTCACCGATGATCAACTGCAAATTGTGCTCGACGAACAAGAGCAACAGCCAGGTGCGTTGTTCGGGAAAGTCGCCGAGGACATGCAGTTGATCACCGACGAGCAACTGATCCAGGCGCTCGCCGAACAAATGGGGATGCAAACGGTTTCGCTGGAGGACGCGAAACTGGAACCGGAGGTGATGGAGAAGATCAGCGAAACGATGGCCCAGCTGTATCGCTGCGTTCCGGTGCAGTTCGAAGACAACACGCTGACCATCGCGACTTGCGACCCACAGAACCTGAACATCCAAGACGAACTGCGGACGTTCTTGGGCTTTGAAATTCGGATCCTGGTCGCGACCGAGGCCGACGTTAACAAAACGATCACGAAGTACTACGACAGCGAAGCCGAAAGCGTCGAAAAGCTGGTCGCCGAACTGGCCGAAGACGAGGAACTGAAGGCCGCGGCAAGTCTGCTTGACAACGAGAAGTTCAACATCACCGACGCGGAAGCCTTGGCCGACTCGGCTCCCGTTCGCAAACTGCTCAACATGGTGTTGTTGCTGGCAATCAAGGACCACGCATCGGACATTCACTTCGAACCGTTCGAAGACGAATTCCGCATCCGGATCAAATCCGAAGGCGTGTTGTACGAGATGGTTCCGCCGCCACGTCACCTCGCGTTCGCAATCACGACTCGTATCAAAGTCATGGCGAACCTGGACATCGCCGAACGACGGATGCCGCAAGACGGTCGCATCGAGTTGATGGTCGGTGGTCACCCGGTCGACCTTCGGGTGTCCGTGTTGCCGACCATCTTTGGCGAATCGACGGTCATGCGAGTGTTGGACCGCTCGGTGGTCAACCTGTCGCTGGACAACGTCGGAATGAACGAGGAAACCATGGAGCGTTTCCGTTCGGCGATTGACCGTCCCAACGGCATTGTCTTGGTGACGGGCCCAACGGGTTCGGGCAAGACCACGACCTTGTACTCGTCGCTGTCGGAACTGAACGACATCAGCGAGAAACTGATCACCACCGAAGACCCGGTGGAATACGACATCGACGGCATCATTCAAATTCCGATCGACTCGGACGCGGGCGTGACGTTCGCTTCGTGTTTGCGAGCGATTTTGCGTCAGGATCCGGACACGATCCTGGTCGGGGAAATTCGCGATTTGGAAACGGCCGAAATCGCCATCCAAGCCGCGTTGACCGGTCACTTGGTGTTCAGCACGTTGCACACGAACGATTCTCCCAGCACGGTCACGCGTTTGACCGACATGGGAATCCAGCCCTTCATGATTTGCGCGACGGTCGAAGCCATTTTGGCTCAGCGATTGGTGCGTCGGATCTGCACCAGTTGTCGTGAGAAGACTCGCGTCAGCAGCGATCTGCTGATGGAACTCGGGATGACGCGTGACGAAATCGAGTCCACGGATTACTTCAAAGGTGTCGGCTGCGAGAAGTGCAACAACACGGGATACAAAGGCCGGATCGCGCTGTTCGAGTTGATGGTGCTCAACGACACGATTCGCGAAATGATCATGCGAAACGCCAGCACCGACGAACTGCGTGACCAAGCCCAAAGCGACGGAATGATCATCCTCCGCGAATTCGGAATGAACCTCGCGCGAGACGGCATCACCACCCTCGACGAAATTGTCCGGGAGACCGTCGTCGACGGTTAGTGAAGTGAAACGGGGGCAGGGCCACAGTGAACCAGACAATTTGATGTGAACGGCTGAATCGCAAACGCTAGTTCGATGCGGAGGCGTTTAGAGAAAGAGCTGAAATGAATGGCGAGCACATTTGAGGATTTGGAGGTTTGGAAACGCGGTTGTCGGCTTTCGGTTTCAGTTTATGAACTGCTCGCCGAATGTCGTGATTTCGGATTGAAGGACCAAATGCAGCGGAGCGCGGTCAGCATCCCTTCGAACATTGCGGAAGGTTACGAACGAACACCAAAAGACTTCATTCGCTTTTTGATCATTGCCAAAGGCTCGTGTGCAGAGCTTCGAACTCAGCTTTACATCGCAACTCGAATCGATCTGATTTCCACTCAACAATCTGACCAGCTCATCGACGAATCAAAGCAAATTTCACGAATGTTGCAGGGGCTAATCAACAACCGGCAGCAGCAACTTGCGAATCAATGACATGACTGACCTTTAAATCACAATCCTCTGTTCCTGTTGGTGTTGTTGCCATTCGTGCTGACACGCTAACGACGAGATAACCGAAAACCTAAGCCTGTGGCCCTGTGTTCCTGCGGCCCTTTCAACTTTTGTAGCAATCCCATGCCGACTTATACCTTTGAAGCGATGGACGCGACCGGACAAGAGATCCGGGACGAAATCGATGCGGCCAACGAGGACGAAGCCCAAACCACCATCCGCCAGATGGGCTACTTCGTCACCAAAATCGCGGTCAAGAAACAGTCCGGGACGGCGGCGGCTGCGGGCGGTGGCAAAAAACGTCCGTTCGCGATCGGTGGTGCAAAGACCAAACACGTTTGTGCGTTCACGCGTCAGTTGTCGATCTTGCAAGACGCCGGTCTGCCGATTCTTCGCAGCCTGAAGATTCTGGAAGGCAACCAGAAACCGGGCAAGCTGAAGAACGCCTTGATGGACGTTTGCGACGAGATCGAAGGCGGTGCGACGTTGTCCGAAGCGATGGCGAAGTGCCCGAAAGTCTTCAGCCGGCTGTACGTCAACATGATCAAAGCTGGTGAGGCCGGTGGTGCTCTGGAAACGATTCTCAACCGTTTGGCTGACTTCCTTGAATCCGCCGAATCGCTGAAACGCAAAGTCAAAGGGGCGTTGATCTACCCGGTGATCGTGGTCTTGGTCGCGACGTTGATCCTGACCTTCATCATGTTGTTCATCGTTCCGACGTTCGAAAAGATGTTCGACGAGTTCGGGCTGACCCTGCCCGCACCGACGATGTTGTTGATCGCCATGAGCAACTACATCGCCGGGTACTGGTTCCTGCTGATCGCGATGCCGGTCTGTGGTTTGATCCTGGTCAAGCTGATGAGGAAATTCAAACAGGGGCGGATTGGATTTGACATGTTCATCATCCGAGTACCCATTTTTGGTGCCCTGATCGAAAAGAACATTCTGGCTCGGACCACGCGGACGCTGGGGACACTGATCAGTTCCGGGGTGCCGATTTTGGAAGCCCTGAACATCACGCGGGAGACGGCGGGCAACGCCATGTTCGAGCGCATGTTCACGGGCGTCAGCAATCAAATTCGCGAAGGCGAGGTGATCAGCAAACCGCTCAAGGAATACTCCGTGCTCGGCTTCCACCCGATGACCGCGATCTTCTGGGCGCTGTTCGGTTCGTTCCCCGGCATCATGGTGATGAGCGTGGCACTGACGAGCAAAGGCAGCAAGCTGGACAAAGGCGGCATGGTCGAAACGTTGACCTTCATGGCGCTGTACATGATCGCCGGTGGTGCCGTGCTGTGTGTGCTGTTCTACCTGACCAAGATCAAAGGCCGTGTGGTCGATGACCTCGTCGTCAACATGGTCGACGTGGGTGAAGAGACCGGTGAGCTGGACACGATGCTCTACAAGGTTGCCGACACCTACGACGAAGAAGTCCGCATCATGACCGATGCACTGACCGCATTGATGGAACCGTTGATGATTGTGTTCCTGGGCGTCGCGGTCGGTTTCATCGTCATTAGTTTGTTCATGCCGTTGGTCGAGTTGATCTCCGGATTGACCTGACCGAAGCGGCGAAGGCGTGGGTGGTTGCCTCGAAACGTTCGTGTCCGCGACACGGCGTGGCCGGCAATCATTCAGGCGACTTCGCACGCGGTGGATGACTGGCCGGATTCGGTCGGGCATCACGAGCGTGCGAAAGAAAATGCACGGCCGCGCAGGACCGCGTGGCTGGTAACCCGAGGAAACCATTTCGCTGAATCCTTTTCACCGAAACCCTTTCAATCTGAATTCAGACTTTGGCGTGGGATGCAGCCGACCAGGTGGCATCCTTTCCGCCGGTCCCTTTCCCTATCCAGTTCCGAGAGAAGCGATGAACGCTCGATCCAACCCTCCGCTGCCAAGCCGCCTGGCACCGACCTCCCGCTCCGCCTTCACGCTGGTGGAGATTTTGGTCGCGATCAGCATCATTGGCATTCTCTCTGCGATTCTGATTCCTGCCGTTACCAATGCCATTCGTCGCGCTCGAGTGACAAACCTACGTTTGGAAGTCACGGCACTTGAGCAAGCGTTGGAGCAGTATTCGCAAAAACACGGGGAGTACCCACCTGATTTCTCAAGCTGGGCAGTGGTGCAGCGTCACTACCGAAAAGCGTTCCCGCGTATGTCCACGAACGACACGACTTTGCTTTACAACCTGCTTCACAACAGTTCCGGTGTCTATCAAGCGGCTCAGTTGGATCGCAGTGAGGTTTTAGCTTGGACGCTTGGTGGCTACAGCGATGACGTGCAGCGGCCATTCACTGGTCCCGGTGGGCCTTTGGCTTGGAGCGGGGACGGCACGAACACATACGGCGACTCAGCAGTCACTGATACTGACCGACAAGACCCAGCCAACTTTCAGGTCAATATTGATCGCCCGAATGCATTCATGGACTTCGATCCAGCGCGGCTTGACTACAACGAGGTGAATGCGGGGGCAGCGCTTGCTGGTGCAAACCGACGTATGTCGAGTGACGGAGATCACTTTTTGGCCTATCTGACTGCTTCAGATGGTGCTCCTTATGTCTACTTCGATTCGCGGACTTATTCGCTGTACGATGCCGCTCAATCGGACTTCAATGGCTACGGATCAACCACTTTTGGCTACGTTCGCCCGTATCTGACAACGAATCCAAATACCAATACGTCAGGTGCGAACTACGCCAGCACCGCTGATGCTCTTGCTGGGTGGCAGTTCGTAAACCCTAACACGTTCCAGATTGTCTGTGCCGGCCTCGATAACAACTTTGGGGCATACGCTTCGCACACCATCAGCAGTAATACCTACCCGCTTTATTACCAGTATCCAACTGGCAATGCGATCGTTCCTCGTCCGGGTGTCGCAACTCCCGCCGACTTGTTTGTCAGTGGTGCTACCAAATACCAAGAGTCGGAGTTCGGTAACAACGAGCAGTATCCGGCCGACAATATCACCAACTTCAGTGGCGGCGCGGTGGTAGATGATCTTCCCTGATCTCAGAGTCGGGCAAAGAGTAGGTCGTTTACAGACCATTGTGTTTTAAAAGGTGTGCTTCGAATGAAACCAGGCAAACAAACGAACGAAGGCTTCACGCTCGTCGAGCTGATGGTCGTCATGGTTGTGATGTCCATCATGGGCGGGATGATCATGGTTGCGGTGCAGGGTGTCACTGAAAGTGCCCGGTCGTCACGCACACGTACCATCATTGAACTGCTGGATGGGATCATTCAAGAGAAGTACGACTCTTACAAATACCGAACACTGCCGGTTGAGATTCCTGCAGCAACCTACGCGAGCAACGCGGGGACGACTAATGGGGATGGGGATGTAATGCTTTCGTTTGAGGTGCTTGGGACGGAGGCGGCCAGAGTCCGATTGAACATGATTCGGGATCTGCAACGAATGGAGATGCCCGACCGATACTCAGATTTTCAAACTGCCCCGGCAAGCATTTGGGGCGCAGCCAACCCTGTTCTTGCAAAGCAGTCGACGGAGCAGATCGTGGCTACTCGAGCGGATAAGTCGACACGTCGTCCGTTTTCGATGTCTTGGTACACAAGTGTTGGGGGCGCCGTACCTTCTTTGGTGCAGTCGTATGAACGACGGGTGACTGCTACTGCCACCGACGAATACCAAAGCGCTGAATGTTTGTATTTGATTATCTCGACGTCTTACGCTGGTGGGACGCCAGCGATCGATGCTATCCCGACCAGTAACATTGGTGACATCGATGGCGATGGGATGTTTGAAATTCACGACGGTTGGGGCTATCCCATCGGTTTCATTCGGTGGCCGGTTGGTTATCAAGACACTGCTGGAGTCCTGGATATCTCGAATCCAGATGAGTTCGATCTGTTTCGTTCGGATCTGTATTACACGGTTGCGACGCCTCCCGCCCCATCTTCTGCAACGGTGTTACCGGCTGTTGACGTGAACACGGGAACTGTGAATGCACCATGGGCGTTGAAGCCTTTGATCATTTCTCCGGGAGAAGATGGCGTGTTCGGAATCGCGTTTGATCCGATCAATAGTTCTGGAACCGCATTAGCCGCCTACGATTACACGCACTCCGATTGGGCATGGCCGAAAAATGCGGCAAATATGGGAGACGAGCACCAAGGGAGAGGTTCGTCGGACTACGACTGGGTAGACCCCTACTGTCGGCGGTTCATCGCTGATAATGACCCTGGTATTCTCAATCGCGGGAGCGGGTCTTATGCAGCCGACACTGAACGTCGTTTGCCAGGTGAAGAGTTGACCGGCGGGGAAAACGAAGCTCTTGCTGACAACATCACGAACTTCTCGTTGCAGGTGGCTCAATGATACTAGCAGCGAAAATTCAAGACCCCTGGAACAGAGTCAGCATCCGGCATGCGGTCCGCAACGGTTTGACGTTGGTCGAGCTGTTGATTGTGATGAGCGTGTTTTTGTTGGTTTCGGCAATCGCTTTGCCTACATTCCGCAATCTGATCAGCGACCAGAAGGTCAGCCAGACTTCTCGAACCATTGTTGCCTACTTGGACGAGGCGAGGAGTCGTGCAATCGCGGAAGGTCGCTTCGTCGGGGTGCGGATCGATCGATACAGCAACGATGCTTCCGTTGATTTCCGAACATCGGCAGGTGGACGTCTGCGTCAATTGATTGGAGTTCCGCCGTATTCAGGAGAGGCCGCCAACTCTCGTGTCCGATTCAACTATCCAACCTCTGGTGCGACGACAGCGACCTTGGAGTTTTCCGGCGTCGATAACCAACTGCTAGTGTTGTACACGGACACGAATTCGTCGCTCTACAACAAGAAAAACGCACCTGTCAAAACTGGTGATTGGATCGAGCTGCCTGGAGGAAGGTATTTCCAAATCAACTTCACCTCGTACGACAATCTCACGGACACGGTGACAGCCACAATTGATTTAAATTCGACACGTTCTGGAACCGCAACGTTCCCTGTTATCCACGAGCCGCTTCACGACTCATCGGTGAAGTATAAGATTCACCGAGCGCCAGTTATCTCGACAAGTCAAAGTCTTGTCTTTGGTCGCGGCATTGTTGTGGATATGAACTATTCCGGGATCGGGATTGACGGCAATCAGTTTGCTCCACAAAGCGCTGTCGCGAACCAATCCATTGACATTGTTTTTGGACCAGACGGCCGTGTTGAGTATGCGTCTTCCGATTCGATAGGAACTCGATCGCTTCCAAGTGGAATGATCTATCTCTGTGTCGGTGAGACGGATGGGGTCCAGCCTTCCACACCTTTCAACAGCGATTCACGAACACCGGCCAATTTGATGAATTCGGATTCGGTTTGGATCGTGATCAATCCTTCCACGGGACGCTCCGTCGTCGCGCCAAATGCTGCCGTGAATTCGACGGCTTCCATGGCCGCGGCCTTGCGCGAAGGACGTTCACTCGCCAGCCTTTCGGACACACTGGACGCAAACCCATGATGCATCGAATTTCAAACGGTCAGCGAGCAGCGGTCACCTTGGTGGAGGTGCTGTTTGCGATCGGCGTTGTCATGATCGGTTTGCTTGGACTGCTGTCCGTGATGCCGTTGGCGGGACGCCGTGCGCAAGATGCAGTGTCGCTCAGTGTCGGAGCCGAAATGGCGGACTCTATCACCAAAGATGTTTTGATTCGGAAGTGGCTGGGTAATGGCGATCTTCTCGATATGGAAGGGACCCCCAACGTCATTGAGTATGACTTCGCCGCGAATCGTCTCCAGACAGTGGGGGGTACGCTTTTGCGTGGTATCTGTATTGATCCACTCTACTGTGCTGTGCAATCAGGTTCGGGGACGACATTCAACGGGTACGACAATCGCGTTTTTCCTTACTACATCGCAGATCATGATCCGCTCTTGAACCCTGCGGATGCTGACACCACATGGGATCCACCTGGAACCTTCCCGTGGCCAGCAGGAACAGCAGGTCCCGCTCCAAGGTTGCGACGTGTTGGTTTGCGACAAAGCGGAACAGTAACGCCAATCAGTGCAGAGCTTGCGCGGACGATCATTGAGAGCGCAAATGATCTGATTGTCAGTCAGCCCAATGACACGACGTTGCCCGCACGGCTCACTGGGTTGAATTCCGGTGAAACGGAATACGGAAAACGGATTCCATCGGGCGAATACAGTTGGTTTGCCACTTTGACCCCATCGCAGAATGAACGATTTGCTAGCTTGTCGATCGTCGTCCTTCGTAATCGAGTCGTCGATATCGATTTTCCGACGGCGGCACTTACGCCACCC from Rhodopirellula halodulae includes these protein-coding regions:
- a CDS encoding prepilin-type N-terminal cleavage/methylation domain-containing protein, yielding MKPGKQTNEGFTLVELMVVMVVMSIMGGMIMVAVQGVTESARSSRTRTIIELLDGIIQEKYDSYKYRTLPVEIPAATYASNAGTTNGDGDVMLSFEVLGTEAARVRLNMIRDLQRMEMPDRYSDFQTAPASIWGAANPVLAKQSTEQIVATRADKSTRRPFSMSWYTSVGGAVPSLVQSYERRVTATATDEYQSAECLYLIISTSYAGGTPAIDAIPTSNIGDIDGDGMFEIHDGWGYPIGFIRWPVGYQDTAGVLDISNPDEFDLFRSDLYYTVATPPAPSSATVLPAVDVNTGTVNAPWALKPLIISPGEDGVFGIAFDPINSSGTALAAYDYTHSDWAWPKNAANMGDEHQGRGSSDYDWVDPYCRRFIADNDPGILNRGSGSYAADTERRLPGEELTGGENEALADNITNFSLQVAQ
- a CDS encoding prepilin-type N-terminal cleavage/methylation domain-containing protein, translating into MILAAKIQDPWNRVSIRHAVRNGLTLVELLIVMSVFLLVSAIALPTFRNLISDQKVSQTSRTIVAYLDEARSRAIAEGRFVGVRIDRYSNDASVDFRTSAGGRLRQLIGVPPYSGEAANSRVRFNYPTSGATTATLEFSGVDNQLLVLYTDTNSSLYNKKNAPVKTGDWIELPGGRYFQINFTSYDNLTDTVTATIDLNSTRSGTATFPVIHEPLHDSSVKYKIHRAPVISTSQSLVFGRGIVVDMNYSGIGIDGNQFAPQSAVANQSIDIVFGPDGRVEYASSDSIGTRSLPSGMIYLCVGETDGVQPSTPFNSDSRTPANLMNSDSVWIVINPSTGRSVVAPNAAVNSTASMAAALREGRSLASLSDTLDANP
- a CDS encoding type IV pilus modification PilV family protein yields the protein MMHRISNGQRAAVTLVEVLFAIGVVMIGLLGLLSVMPLAGRRAQDAVSLSVGAEMADSITKDVLIRKWLGNGDLLDMEGTPNVIEYDFAANRLQTVGGTLLRGICIDPLYCAVQSGSGTTFNGYDNRVFPYYIADHDPLLNPADADTTWDPPGTFPWPAGTAGPAPRLRRVGLRQSGTVTPISAELARTIIESANDLIVSQPNDTTLPARLTGLNSGETEYGKRIPSGEYSWFATLTPSQNERFASLSIVVLRNRVVDIDFPTAALTPPIIPEMNGMSERVAMVTYASGFSGGAGGTVRLTSSITTSSDVVPNDWIMLSRRVSATEEVHRWYRVVAIHKDPEELYAYSNTELENGGAALPAPNTSYSWTDTDRRGEKLWRRQIMLDGPDWEFGYTSDGYADSNFFDNTFATMVQGVVSVSEQLIPWTDL